One stretch of Arachis hypogaea cultivar Tifrunner chromosome 20, arahy.Tifrunner.gnm2.J5K5, whole genome shotgun sequence DNA includes these proteins:
- the LOC112786820 gene encoding triacylglycerol lipase 2, translating to MKMAPMPAMTLCVVVVLAFVPSQARGSLGVKNLNDGFCATFITPHGYKCEEHQVTTKDGYILSLQRIPQGRTNVGNGGAKRPPVIVQHGVMVGGMSWVLGPPSESLPMNLADSGFDVWISNARGTVYSQKHISLNSADPAYWDWTWDDMVANDVPALFDYVYTKTHQKIHYVGHSLGTLVALVSFSERNSVVMDRIKSAALLSPIAYLNHMTTQLVNVAARSFIGEMTAVSGRPEFDPNGISVLNNVKSLCVTHQINCDDMLTAIAGENCCMNSSVVDRFLDHIQPTATKNLIHLSQCVRFGTLSKFNYQLPELNLKNYGSLFPPSYDLTKIPVDLPIFMSYGGTDALSDVIDVQKLLEIMRNHDADKLSVQFIKNYAHADYVMGYNAKEIVYDHVIAFFNKHQ from the exons atgaagatggCTCCCATGCCTGCCATGACACTTTGTGTCGTAGTGGTCTTAGCATTTGTTCCTTCTCAAGCCCGCGGCTCTTTAGGTGTTAAAAACCTTAACGACGGTTTTTGTGCCACTTTTATTACTCCCCATGGGTACAAATGTGAGGAACATCAA GTTACAACCAAAGATGGGTACATTCTTAGCTTGCAAAGGATCCCACAAGGTAGAACAAACGTTGGCAATGGCGGGGCCAAGAGGCCGCCTGTGATAGTACAGCACGGAGTCATGGTG GGAGGAATGTCATGGGTGCTGGGCCCCCCAAGTGAAAGCCTGCCCATGAATCTTGCAGATAGCGGCTTCGATGTGTGGATCTCTAACGCCAGAGGAACCGTTTATAGTCAAAAACACATCTCCCTCAACTCCGCTGACCCT GCATATTGGGATTGGACTTGGGACGACATGGTTGCTAATGATGTACCTGCGCTTTTTGATTATGTTTACACCAAAACACATCAGAAGATTCATTATGTTGGCCACTCTTTG GGAACTTTGGTAGCTCTAGTATCATTCTCTGAGAGGAATAGTGTGGTGATGGACCGGATCAAATCAGCGGCATTGTTAAGCCCCATTGCCTATTTGAATCACATGACCACTCAACTTGTAAATGTTGCTGCTAGGAGCTTTATTGGCGag ATGACTGCCGTATCTGGTCGTCCAGAATTTGATCCCAACGG AATATCTGTTCTTAACAATGTCAAGTCTCTCTGCGTTACCCATCAGATAAACTGCGACGATATGTTGACTGCAATTGCTG gTGAAAATTGCTGCATGAATTCTTCAGTTGTTGATCGATTCTTGGACCATATTCAGCCAACAGCCACAAAGAATTTAATACACTTGTCTCAGT GTGTTAGATTTGGCACTCTTTCAAAATTCAACTATCAATTGCCAGAGCTTAATCTTAAGAATTATGGAAGTTTGTTCCCTCCAAGCTATGACCTTACCAAAATACCCGTTGACCTCCCAATCTTCATGAGCTACGGCGGCACCGACGCGCTCTCCGACGTCATCGACGTGCAGAAATTACTGGAAATCATGAGGAACCATGATGCAGATAAGTTGAGTGTTCAATTCATCAAGAACTATGCTCATGCTGATTATGTTATGGGCTACAATGCCAAGGAGATAGTCTATGATCATGTTATTGCATTCTTCAATAAGCATCAATAG
- the LOC112782810 gene encoding uncharacterized protein At3g27210: MGSCYSVHNNKTNNKDMKLKLSFASKTENVVAPSPPTLTDQGSKEEAFFDSKAWLDSDCEDDFYSVNGEFTPSRGTTPVHHAFNKSRDSGSTAESSPEKKKKLLDLFQESLKRDPSKKDAKPMIQDVLPKSAQSTPYNISGPNSVCSSERVMSEDRRSFGVKSAKYVQKCLPSLSSCHSFRERRRMSPAIAVNGKH, translated from the exons ATGGGTTCTTGTTATTCAGTCCACAATAATAAAACTAACAACAAAGACATGAAACTCAAGCTTTCTTTTGCTTCCAAAACCGAGAACGTTGTGGCTCCTTCACCACCCACCTTAACTGACCAAg GAAGCAAGGAGGAAGCTTTTTTTGATTCCAAGGCTTGGTtagattcagattgtgaagatgaTTTCTATAGTGTCAATGGTG AGTTTACACCGTCTCGCGGTACCACTCCGGTTCACCACGCTTTCAATAAGAGTAGAGATTCCGGTTCCACTGCCGAATCATCacctgaaaagaaaaagaaattgttaGATCTTTTTCAAGAAAGCTTGAAACGTGATCCATCCAAGAAAGATGCTAAACCAATGATACAAGATGTTCTTCCCAAATCTGCACAGAGTACACCTTACAACATCTCAGGACCCAATTCTGTGTGCAGCAGCGAAAGAGTCATGAGCGAGGATCGCAGGTCCTTCGGAGTGAAATCGGCTAAGTATGTGCAGAAGTGCCTTCCAAGCTTGTCTTCATGCCACAGCTTTAgggagaggaggaggatgagTCCTGCAATAGCAGTAAATGGAAAGCATTGA
- the LOC112782809 gene encoding uncharacterized protein, translated as MPKSKRNRQVTLSKTKKKGREHKEAIVNSIKEAAEKYSSVYVFSFENMRNQKFKEFREQLKSSSRFFLGSNKVMQISLGRSPSDEVRSGLHKVSKLLRGDSGMFFTNLSKEEVEKLFNQFEEYDFARTGSIATEKVDLKEGPLEQFTHEMEPFLRKQGMPVRLNKGVVELVSDFVVCEEGKPLSPEAARILRLLGIKMASFRLHLICRWTPDDFELYIDGPEDSDVECS; from the exons ATGCCGAAATCGAAGAGAAATAGACAAG TTACGCTTTCGAAAACGAAGAAAAAGGGAAGGGAACATAAAGAGGCAATTGTGAATTCCATAAAAGAGGCGGCTGAGAAATACTCTTCTGTTTATGTGTTCTCTTTTGAGAATATGAGGAATCAGAAGTTCAAGGAGTTCAGGGAGCAGCTCAAATCAAGTAGCAGATTCTTTTTGGGATCAAACAAAGTGATGCAGATTTCTCTTGGAAGGTCTCCTTCTGATGAAGTCAGATCAGGTCTTCATAAGGTTTCCAAG CTATTGCGTGGAGATTCTGGGATGTTTTTCACCAACTTATCAAAAGAAGAAGTTGAAAA GCTTTTTAATCAATTTGAAGAATACGACTTTGCAAGAACAGGAAGCATTGCCACTGAAAAG GTCGATCTTAAAGAGGGTCCTTTAGAGCAGTTTACGCATGAGATGGAACCCTTCCTTCGGAAGCAAGGCATGCCTGTCCGGTTAAATAAAG GAGTTGTGGAGCTTGTTTCAGATTTTGTTGTTTGCGAGGAAGGGAAGCCCTTGTCGCCCGAGGCAGCTCGGATACTG cgcttgttgggaatcAAGATGGCTTCATTCCGGCTACACCTGATTTGCAGGTGGACTCCTGATGATTTTGAACTTTACATTGATGGGCCTGAAGATTCAGATGTTGAATGTTCATAG
- the LOC112785045 gene encoding mavicyanin, producing MKETKLKQNRGRETKEVGKAKRRKMVGHKNTIFLVMVATLMAKEALAAQHVVGGSQGWDQSTDFNSWISGQTFQVGDQLVFKYSSLHSVVELGSESAYKNCDISSAVKTMSSGNDVVKLNKPGTRYFTCGTLGHCGQGMKVKITIGNGASSPSSSPSSSSSSSSSSSSPAAISAALTSQGFASFAVLIVAFSVSTMLSLF from the exons ATGAAAGAAACAAAGCTCAAACAGAACCGAGGTAGAGAAACCAAAGAAGTAGGGAAAGCAAAGAGAAGAAAAATGGTGGGGCATAAGAACACAATTTTCTTAGTAATGGTTGCTACCTTGATGGCAAAGGAGGCATTGGCTGCTCAACATGTTGTTGGTGGAAGCCAAGGCTGGGATCAATCCACAGACTTTAATTCTTGGATTTCAGGCCAAACATTTCAGGTTGGAGATCAACTCG ttttcaagtACTCTTCATTGCACAGTGTGGTTGAGCTAGGAAGTGAGAGTGCCTATAAAAATTGTGATATTAGCAGTGCAGTGAAGACAATGAGCAGTGGCAATGATGTGGTTAAATTGAACAAACCAGGCACAAGGTACTTCACTTGTGGTACCTTAGGCCACTGTGGCCAAGGCATGAAGGTCAAGATTACAATTGGGAATGGAGCTTCTTCCCCTTCATCCTCACCATCTTCGTCGTCGtcgtcatcttcatcttcttcttctcctgctGCTATTTCTGCTGCTTTGACATCTCAGGGCTTTGCCTCTTTTGCAGTACTCATTGTTGCATTTTCAGTGTCCACCATGCTTTCCTTGTTTTAA